The Bacteroidales bacterium genome includes a region encoding these proteins:
- the pckA gene encoding phosphoenolpyruvate carboxykinase (ATP): MIDLSVYGIQSAGKIYYNLSYEDLFRFETDPSLTGWEKGYITSLGAVAVDTGEFTGRSPKDKYVVKEPQTEQNVWWYAKEKKGSDNKPITQEAWEYLKKISARQLSGKNLFVVDCFAGANKKTRLSVRFITEVAWQAHFVKNMFIRPEPDELKEFQPDFVVLMASKCRNDRYKEFQMNSDVYVAFHLTERMALIGGTWYGGEMKKGIFSVMNYFLPLQGIASMHCSANMGKQGDVAIFFGLSGTGKTTLSADPERLLIGDDEHGWDDEGIFNLEGGCYAKCINLDPSKEPDIYRAIRRDALLENVVIDEKTGEVDFSSAAKTENTRVSYPIYHIPNIVKPFSRAGHPQKVIFLTADAFGVLPPVALLNEEQTAYYFLSGYTSKLAGTERGIVEPQPTFSACFGQAFLMLHPSVYARQLTEKMKQHGARAYLVNTGWTGGSYGTGHRMDITVTRKIITAILNGTLDKVPLHRLPVFGLEIPAQLPGIDPAILDPRNAWEDKQKWHETAEQLARSFMANFANFADTPEAQKVIKGGPEMD; the protein is encoded by the coding sequence ATGATCGATCTGTCAGTTTATGGAATTCAATCGGCTGGTAAGATTTATTACAATCTTTCCTATGAGGATCTTTTCCGCTTCGAGACGGATCCTTCCCTCACGGGTTGGGAAAAGGGATATATAACCAGTCTGGGTGCTGTTGCTGTTGATACAGGGGAATTTACAGGCCGCTCCCCAAAGGACAAATATGTTGTGAAGGAACCACAGACTGAACAAAACGTGTGGTGGTATGCGAAGGAAAAGAAAGGTTCTGATAATAAGCCAATTACTCAGGAAGCATGGGAATACCTGAAGAAAATAAGCGCACGTCAGCTTTCGGGCAAAAATCTTTTTGTGGTTGATTGCTTTGCCGGAGCCAATAAGAAAACACGGCTTTCAGTACGGTTTATTACGGAAGTTGCCTGGCAGGCACATTTTGTTAAAAATATGTTTATCAGGCCGGAACCTGACGAACTAAAAGAATTCCAACCCGATTTTGTGGTTCTGATGGCGTCAAAATGTCGCAACGACCGGTACAAGGAGTTTCAAATGAACAGCGATGTTTATGTGGCATTCCATCTTACCGAGCGGATGGCGCTTATTGGTGGCACCTGGTATGGCGGAGAAATGAAAAAGGGAATTTTTTCCGTAATGAATTATTTTCTGCCTCTTCAGGGAATTGCCAGCATGCATTGTTCGGCCAACATGGGCAAACAGGGTGATGTGGCTATTTTCTTTGGTTTGTCAGGAACGGGCAAGACAACGCTTTCAGCCGACCCTGAACGGCTTCTGATAGGAGATGACGAGCATGGCTGGGATGATGAAGGAATCTTCAACCTGGAAGGAGGGTGCTATGCAAAATGTATCAACCTTGATCCTTCGAAAGAACCTGATATTTACAGGGCTATTCGTCGTGATGCCCTGCTGGAAAATGTCGTCATTGATGAGAAAACCGGAGAAGTAGATTTTTCCTCTGCCGCCAAAACGGAGAACACACGTGTTTCTTATCCGATTTATCATATTCCCAACATTGTTAAACCTTTTTCACGGGCAGGGCATCCGCAGAAGGTGATTTTTCTCACGGCCGATGCTTTTGGCGTGCTTCCTCCCGTGGCCTTGCTGAACGAAGAACAGACCGCCTACTATTTCCTGAGCGGCTATACCTCAAAACTTGCCGGAACAGAGCGGGGTATTGTTGAACCACAGCCAACCTTTTCTGCCTGTTTCGGTCAGGCTTTTCTGATGCTTCATCCGTCGGTTTATGCCCGTCAGCTGACGGAAAAGATGAAACAACATGGTGCCAGGGCCTACCTTGTAAATACTGGTTGGACAGGAGGCTCTTACGGAACCGGACACCGGATGGACATCACCGTAACCCGCAAAATCATTACGGCTATATTGAACGGGACACTTGATAAGGTACCTTTGCACCGGCTTCCTGTTTTTGGACTGGAAATACCGGCGCAGCTGCCCGGCATCGATCCGGCTATTCTTGATCCGCGAAATGCCTGGGAGGATAAGCAAAAATGGCACGAAACAGCAGAACAACTGGCCCGAAGTTTCATGGCAAATTTTGCTAATTTTGCTGACACTCCTGAAGCCCAAAAAGTAATCAAAGGCGGGCCCGAAATGGATTGA